In a genomic window of Sutcliffiella sp. FSL R7-0096:
- a CDS encoding acyl-CoA dehydrogenase family protein, with protein MNGIRNFAQTKREQDIVRKAEILAKDFSKRAASYDQNAEFPFENFQALKDGGFINLTIPEKYGGQDAGLYEFLLLQETIAQGDGPTALSLGWHLGIMMNAANNPSWPEDTFERICKQIVQDKKLINSAHSEAKTGSPARGGKPGTIAKRLPDGGWLINGRKNFASLAPALDFFIISASIDGSDDVGEFLLPRELSGISIEETWNTLSMRATRSDDLLITDVIAPEDALLYIKKKQAPKPQGWLLHIPACYLGIAISARNEAVSFADTYHPNSLPHPIKEVAKVRERVAKMDLELTSARHLLYSVARLWDEQPHKREMLVGELAVAKLIGTNSAIKVVDEAMRIVGAQSLHAEHPLQRHYRDVRAGLHNPPADELTIEMLAKQAFHKVSE; from the coding sequence ATGAACGGAATCAGAAACTTTGCGCAAACAAAGAGAGAGCAAGACATTGTTAGAAAAGCGGAAATCCTGGCTAAGGATTTTTCCAAGCGGGCTGCAAGCTATGATCAAAATGCCGAATTTCCATTTGAGAATTTCCAAGCTTTGAAGGATGGAGGGTTCATAAATCTTACCATACCAGAGAAATATGGTGGACAAGATGCTGGCCTGTATGAATTCCTGCTGCTACAAGAAACAATAGCACAAGGAGATGGGCCGACTGCACTTAGTCTTGGTTGGCATCTTGGGATCATGATGAACGCTGCAAACAATCCTTCTTGGCCGGAAGATACGTTTGAAAGAATTTGCAAACAAATCGTGCAGGACAAAAAGCTAATCAATAGTGCTCATAGTGAAGCGAAAACAGGTAGTCCTGCAAGAGGTGGAAAGCCAGGAACCATTGCAAAAAGACTTCCAGATGGTGGTTGGCTCATTAATGGAAGGAAGAATTTCGCTTCCCTTGCTCCAGCACTGGATTTTTTTATCATCTCAGCCTCCATTGATGGATCAGATGATGTTGGTGAATTCCTGTTGCCACGAGAACTAAGCGGCATATCGATTGAAGAAACTTGGAACACATTGAGTATGCGGGCGACTAGAAGTGACGATCTGTTAATAACGGACGTTATTGCACCTGAGGACGCCCTTTTATACATAAAAAAGAAACAAGCACCAAAACCTCAAGGGTGGTTACTACACATCCCTGCTTGCTATTTAGGGATAGCCATATCAGCGAGAAATGAAGCTGTTTCCTTTGCAGATACATACCATCCCAATAGCTTGCCACATCCTATAAAAGAGGTTGCTAAAGTGAGGGAGAGGGTGGCCAAGATGGATTTGGAACTTACATCTGCCAGACATCTTCTCTATAGCGTGGCTAGGCTTTGGGATGAACAGCCCCATAAGAGGGAGATGCTTGTTGGAGAATTAGCTGTGGCCAAACTGATTGGAACCAATAGCGCCATTAAAGTGGTAGATGAGGCAATGAGAATTGTTGGTGCACAAAGCCTACATGCTGAGCATCCCCTACAAAGGCATTACCGGGATGTTCGTGCAGGCCTTCATAATCCTCCTGCTGACGAACTTACCATTGAAATGCTCGCAAAGCAGGCATTTCATAAAGTTTCAGAATGA
- a CDS encoding YhdT family protein, which yields MMEKESGIMDGKWNKNTKRDWRYPIAHKEAWIGIALVIFHFAWWYGFAYGLGSEPIESYTYAFGFPAWFFYSCIVGFIVIIFLVILIVKFIFVDIPLDSDEKGDPYS from the coding sequence ATGATGGAAAAAGAGAGTGGTATTATGGATGGAAAATGGAATAAAAATACGAAAAGAGATTGGCGATACCCGATTGCACATAAGGAGGCATGGATTGGAATTGCACTTGTTATTTTCCATTTTGCTTGGTGGTATGGATTTGCCTATGGGCTCGGTTCAGAGCCTATAGAATCCTATACATATGCGTTTGGTTTTCCTGCATGGTTCTTTTATAGTTGTATCGTCGGTTTTATCGTCATCATCTTTCTTGTAATTTTGATAGTGAAATTCATATTTGTGGATATTCCCTTGGATTCAGACGAAAAGGGGGATCCTTATTCATGA
- the panF gene encoding sodium/pantothenate symporter codes for MNIQVIIPLLFFLLIMFFIGVTASRKLSNSSSFMQDYFLGGRELGGLLLAMTMVATYGSASSFIGGPGIAYHTGLGWVLLAMIQVVTGYFVLTILGKKFAIMARKMKAITLIDFLKERYGSKWVVLLSACSIIIFLFSAMAAQWVGGARLIESITGLSYTSALFVFAASVLVYVIIGGFRAVAITDGMQGIIMVLGTIVILAGTIIAGGGIPAIMDELIAENPKLVTPFGADGSLTPLYVSSFWILVGVGVVGLPQVAVRAMSYKNAKAMHAALIIGTIVVGFIMLGMHLAGVFGRVVLPGLETPDTVMPLLALHVLPPWLAGIVLAAPMAAIMSTVDSLLLIVSSSIVKDVYLNYIRPDASQQKIKRISIGITAAVGISVFFLAINPPEFLITLNLFAFGGLEAAFIWPVVLGLYWKHGNADGALASILVGVFSYIGITLFFPDAFGMHSVVLPVVLSLSAYILFSLIGPSRRNSKQEDIINNYLI; via the coding sequence ATGAATATACAAGTAATCATACCGTTGTTATTTTTTCTTTTGATCATGTTTTTTATCGGAGTGACAGCCTCTCGTAAGCTTTCCAATTCTTCCTCTTTCATGCAGGATTATTTCCTTGGAGGCAGAGAGCTTGGAGGGCTTTTGCTTGCAATGACAATGGTGGCCACCTATGGGAGTGCATCCAGTTTTATAGGGGGTCCAGGCATTGCCTATCATACCGGGCTTGGATGGGTTCTGTTGGCCATGATTCAGGTGGTAACCGGTTATTTCGTCCTAACCATACTTGGGAAGAAATTTGCGATTATGGCAAGGAAAATGAAAGCAATCACCTTGATTGACTTTTTAAAGGAGCGTTACGGTAGCAAGTGGGTCGTATTGTTGTCAGCCTGTAGCATAATCATCTTTCTTTTTTCTGCCATGGCAGCACAATGGGTCGGTGGAGCAAGGCTGATTGAATCCATTACAGGGCTCTCTTACACTTCGGCCCTGTTTGTTTTTGCAGCATCTGTATTGGTGTATGTCATCATAGGTGGATTTCGTGCTGTAGCCATCACAGATGGAATGCAGGGGATCATAATGGTTCTCGGTACCATTGTCATTTTGGCTGGGACGATCATTGCAGGTGGTGGGATTCCGGCTATTATGGATGAGCTTATTGCAGAAAATCCAAAACTAGTCACTCCTTTTGGCGCAGATGGATCATTGACTCCACTTTATGTGTCCTCTTTCTGGATATTGGTCGGTGTAGGAGTGGTGGGTCTACCACAGGTGGCGGTCAGGGCCATGTCTTATAAAAATGCAAAAGCAATGCATGCGGCCTTAATCATCGGCACCATTGTAGTGGGGTTCATTATGCTTGGTATGCACTTGGCAGGTGTCTTTGGGCGAGTGGTGCTGCCGGGATTGGAAACTCCGGATACTGTGATGCCACTTCTGGCCTTGCATGTATTACCACCCTGGCTTGCTGGTATTGTTTTGGCTGCCCCCATGGCTGCCATCATGTCAACGGTGGATTCCTTATTGTTGATTGTCAGTTCTTCCATCGTAAAAGATGTATACTTGAACTATATACGTCCGGATGCTTCTCAACAGAAGATAAAGAGGATAAGTATCGGGATCACGGCGGCAGTTGGAATATCTGTTTTCTTTTTGGCTATCAACCCTCCGGAATTTCTAATCACACTAAACCTATTTGCGTTCGGTGGATTGGAGGCAGCATTCATTTGGCCGGTTGTATTAGGGCTTTATTGGAAGCATGGGAATGCTGATGGTGCATTAGCTTCCATTCTTGTAGGGGTGTTTTCCTATATTGGGATTACGCTATTTTTTCCAGACGCATTTGGCATGCACAGTGTGGTTCTTCCGGTAGTGCTGTCCCTTTCTGCCTATATTCTATTCAGTCTTATTGGGCCAAGTCGAAGGAACTCAAAACAAGAAGATATCATCAATAATTATCTAATTTAG
- a CDS encoding MBL fold metallo-hydrolase, translated as MRKIQLLLMIAILLYPLSAAESSVLPTPTTVQVNKPSRHILYDIEKPKAKEVKAPLLVHFIDVGQGDAILLQTPNGSNILVDTGPKKSAAQLLAYLKEIKVNSIDLLVITHPDFDHIGGIPSLLEKIPVKKILDSGKAHTTLTFIQYKQYVWNNIVPVQYAKEKMKLQVDPDLKIKVLNSGSEEKGTNNASIVLHLTYGDIQYLLMGDTEEEEEKRLSRKYNLESTILKVAHHGSNSSSTASFLMDVQPKIAVISAGKNNDFHHPHLPVISRLIESGADIYNTAESGSIVFSTDGKLLYVNNRPWLYANQNKKDSSKSVVITDLDVKGEMVTIENKSDKTVDMSYWKLVSKKGYQTYDFPVGYKLQSGETIYIASGAQKQHFKRYIHWLSDYLWNNDGDKAQLYDDKGELVDEFEVVVEEE; from the coding sequence ATGAGAAAAATACAGCTCCTATTAATGATTGCAATTCTTTTATATCCTCTAAGTGCAGCAGAATCAAGTGTGCTGCCGACTCCTACTACAGTTCAGGTAAACAAACCATCCCGACATATTCTTTATGATATAGAAAAACCTAAAGCGAAGGAGGTAAAAGCACCTCTTCTTGTACACTTCATTGATGTTGGGCAAGGGGATGCCATCCTTTTACAAACGCCGAACGGGTCAAACATTTTGGTGGATACAGGTCCAAAAAAATCCGCTGCACAATTATTAGCCTATTTAAAAGAAATTAAGGTCAACTCTATCGATCTTTTGGTGATAACACACCCGGACTTCGATCATATTGGAGGAATACCATCCTTATTGGAGAAAATCCCAGTAAAAAAAATCTTGGATAGTGGAAAGGCTCATACGACGTTAACATTTATCCAATACAAACAATACGTCTGGAACAATATCGTTCCTGTACAATATGCTAAAGAAAAAATGAAGCTCCAGGTTGATCCGGACCTTAAGATAAAAGTCCTAAACAGTGGCTCGGAGGAAAAAGGGACCAACAATGCCTCTATTGTCCTCCATCTCACCTATGGAGATATTCAATATCTGTTGATGGGCGATACGGAGGAAGAGGAAGAGAAAAGACTTAGCAGGAAATACAACCTTGAATCCACTATCCTTAAAGTGGCACACCATGGATCAAACAGCTCTTCGACAGCTTCATTTTTAATGGATGTGCAACCGAAAATAGCCGTCATCTCTGCTGGGAAGAATAATGATTTTCACCATCCACATCTTCCTGTCATTAGCAGATTGATTGAGAGTGGGGCGGATATCTATAATACAGCGGAATCCGGATCTATTGTTTTTTCAACAGATGGAAAGCTGTTGTATGTGAACAACCGCCCTTGGCTTTATGCTAACCAAAACAAAAAGGACTCTTCGAAATCCGTTGTCATCACGGATTTGGATGTAAAAGGGGAAATGGTGACCATTGAAAATAAAAGCGATAAAACGGTTGATATGTCGTACTGGAAACTTGTAAGCAAAAAAGGCTACCAAACATATGATTTCCCGGTTGGTTACAAGCTTCAGTCAGGAGAAACAATTTATATTGCTTCTGGTGCACAGAAGCAACACTTTAAACGATATATACATTGGTTGAGTGATTACTTATGGAACAACGATGGCGACAAGGCACAACTTTACGATGATAAAGGCGAACTGGTAGATGAATTTGAAGTGGTGGTGGAAGAAGAATAG
- a CDS encoding CBO0543 family protein, producing the protein MEIVNYDYINSWMVLGSMADPRWWLLFVSIFFPWVIWWKAVDRSRLFEILSFGLFWAAMATWLDLLGTTYNMWSYPFKLNDHTTTLLPADVSVIPVMYMLLYQFSSTWKAYVLGSILIAVILSFIFEPLFILFQMFELKTWSHTKSLVSFSLLAIITRAIFYLLSSIKKQN; encoded by the coding sequence ATGGAGATTGTCAATTACGACTACATTAACAGTTGGATGGTTTTAGGCTCCATGGCGGACCCGCGTTGGTGGCTGTTATTTGTGTCAATCTTTTTTCCTTGGGTAATTTGGTGGAAAGCAGTGGATAGATCAAGGCTGTTTGAGATACTATCATTTGGACTTTTTTGGGCTGCAATGGCAACTTGGTTGGATTTGCTGGGCACGACCTATAATATGTGGAGCTATCCATTCAAGTTAAATGATCATACTACAACGCTTCTTCCGGCAGACGTTTCGGTCATCCCGGTGATGTACATGCTACTTTATCAGTTCTCATCTACTTGGAAGGCTTATGTTTTAGGAAGTATCTTAATTGCCGTGATATTATCCTTTATCTTCGAACCCTTGTTTATACTATTTCAGATGTTCGAACTAAAAACCTGGTCACATACGAAGTCTCTTGTTTCATTTTCTCTACTAGCAATCATCACTAGGGCAATCTTTTATTTGTTAAGTTCCATCAAGAAACAGAATTGA
- a CDS encoding PTS glucose transporter subunit IIA, translating into MFKKLFGMKDTTETPTEEVILAPLSGRVTELSEVPDPTFSQKMMGDGLAIVPTEGEVVSPVDGEIIQFFHTKHAIGIRSQSGAEILIHVGLETVSMNGEGFEGHVREGDKVKAGDKLITFDLHLINEKAASTITPIVITNGEKVENLDKKLSDQAVKGQTEIFHLKTKA; encoded by the coding sequence ATGTTCAAAAAGTTATTTGGCATGAAAGATACAACGGAAACTCCCACTGAAGAAGTAATTCTAGCCCCACTAAGCGGAAGGGTTACAGAATTGAGCGAGGTTCCTGATCCTACATTTTCTCAAAAGATGATGGGGGACGGATTAGCGATTGTTCCAACCGAAGGAGAGGTGGTTTCCCCTGTTGATGGGGAGATTATACAGTTCTTCCACACGAAACATGCTATCGGTATCCGTTCTCAAAGCGGTGCGGAAATTTTAATACATGTGGGACTTGAAACAGTATCAATGAATGGTGAGGGTTTTGAGGGGCATGTCAGGGAGGGGGATAAAGTGAAAGCCGGTGATAAGCTTATCACTTTTGACCTCCATTTAATCAATGAAAAAGCTGCAAGTACCATTACTCCAATCGTCATTACTAACGGAGAAAAGGTGGAAAACTTAGACAAAAAACTTTCAGATCAAGCAGTTAAAGGTCAAACAGAGATATTCCATCTAAAAACAAAAGCATAA
- the treP gene encoding PTS system trehalose-specific EIIBC component, protein MDIRKQAEEIVQALGGKENVSAATHCVTRLRLALHDEGKVDQDALDNIDVVKGSFSTNGQFQVVIGQGTVNKVYKEFVDITGVGEASKDEVKKAAESNLNPIQRAIKTLADIFIPILPAIVTAGLLMGINNLLTGEGIFYNGQSVIDVHPQWADIASIINLIANTAFVFLPGLIGWSAAKRFGGSELLGIVLGLMLVHPDLLNAWGYAEAQEDGAVETWKFFGLEIEKVGYQGQVLPVLVAAYVLAKVEQFLSKRVSDAFHMLIVPPITLLLTGFVTFVAIGPVTFAIGNFLTNGFVNIFDAVPALGGLIYGGLYAPLVITGMHHTFLAVDFQLIATIGGTFLWPMVALSNIAQGSAAFAMMLATKDEKLKGLALTSSISAWLGITEPAMFGVNLRFRYPFFAAMIGSAIAGIIITLAGVKAPSIGVGGIPAFFSIMAEYWPIFFLGMGIVLVVPFAITFLIAKVKMRKEA, encoded by the coding sequence ATGGACATAAGAAAACAGGCGGAAGAAATTGTCCAAGCTTTAGGGGGAAAAGAAAACGTAAGTGCAGCCACGCATTGTGTGACTCGTCTCCGTTTGGCTTTGCATGATGAAGGCAAAGTAGATCAAGATGCCTTGGATAATATAGATGTGGTGAAAGGCTCATTCTCAACAAATGGCCAGTTTCAGGTCGTAATTGGACAAGGAACAGTCAATAAAGTGTATAAGGAATTTGTGGATATAACTGGGGTTGGAGAGGCTTCCAAGGATGAAGTGAAAAAAGCTGCGGAATCCAACTTGAATCCGATTCAACGTGCGATCAAGACACTTGCGGATATTTTCATTCCAATATTACCAGCCATTGTTACTGCCGGTTTGCTCATGGGTATTAACAATCTTCTGACGGGAGAAGGCATTTTCTATAATGGGCAATCTGTCATTGATGTACATCCACAATGGGCTGATATTGCAAGTATCATCAATCTTATTGCAAATACTGCTTTCGTCTTTCTACCAGGATTGATTGGTTGGTCAGCAGCCAAACGGTTTGGTGGGAGCGAATTGCTGGGAATTGTGTTAGGACTCATGCTCGTCCATCCGGATTTGCTTAATGCCTGGGGATATGCTGAGGCGCAGGAGGATGGGGCCGTTGAAACTTGGAAGTTCTTCGGTTTGGAAATCGAGAAAGTAGGATATCAGGGACAAGTACTACCAGTTCTAGTAGCTGCTTATGTGTTAGCTAAAGTGGAGCAGTTCTTATCAAAGCGGGTAAGCGATGCATTTCACATGCTTATTGTCCCTCCGATTACATTATTGCTGACAGGCTTTGTAACCTTTGTTGCTATTGGACCAGTTACATTTGCGATTGGTAATTTCCTAACAAACGGATTTGTTAATATCTTTGATGCTGTCCCTGCACTTGGTGGTTTGATCTATGGAGGACTATATGCACCACTTGTCATCACGGGGATGCATCATACATTTCTTGCGGTAGATTTCCAACTGATTGCTACAATCGGTGGGACATTCTTATGGCCAATGGTTGCCTTGTCTAACATTGCTCAAGGTTCAGCTGCTTTTGCCATGATGTTGGCTACGAAGGATGAAAAGCTGAAAGGTTTAGCGTTAACATCGTCCATCTCCGCATGGTTGGGGATTACAGAACCGGCTATGTTCGGGGTAAACTTACGTTTCCGCTACCCATTCTTTGCTGCAATGATTGGTTCAGCCATTGCAGGTATTATCATTACATTGGCAGGAGTAAAAGCCCCATCCATTGGGGTTGGTGGGATTCCGGCATTCTTCTCAATTATGGCAGAATACTGGCCAATCTTCTTCCTTGGAATGGGGATCGTACTTGTCGTTCCATTCGCGATCACCTTCTTAATAGCAAAAGTGAAAATGAGAAAAGAAGCTTAA
- a CDS encoding alpha-glucosidase produces MNHSWWKESVVYQIYPRSFMDSNGDGIGDIQGIILKLDYLKELGVDTIWLSPVYESPNDDNGYDISNYHKIMVEFGTMEDWEELLQQVHMREMKLIMDLVVNHTSDEHEWFVQAKSSKDNPYRDYYIWRDPKEDGSEPNNWASNFGGSAWEYNEKTEDYYLHLFSKKQPDLNWGNEKLRDEIYSMMKWWLDKGIDGFRMDVINFISKAEGLPDGEIKPGRPYASGSKYYRNGPNIHEYLREMNQQVLSHYDVMTVGEMPGVTPEQAKDYTGEDRNELNMVFQFEHVGLDNGPKGKWDLKPLDLMELKQSLSRWQYALGENGWNSLYFNNHDQPRSLSRFGDDGKYRMESAKMLATLLHMMKGTPYVYQGEELGMTNVAFETIDSYKDIETLQAYTELKEQGFSEEEVMQSIHEKSRDNARTPMQWTSEEYAGFSTSEPWLAVNPNYTSINAEAEVANEASIFHYYKQLIQLRRQNDLIVYGDYQLILEEDPEIFAYVRTYQDKKLLVICNFYEEEPIFKLPREINFMTKQLLLSNYKVDEQTSISEFSMQPYEARVYLLN; encoded by the coding sequence ATGAATCATTCCTGGTGGAAGGAAAGTGTTGTATATCAAATTTATCCTCGCAGCTTTATGGATTCTAACGGAGATGGCATCGGTGATATTCAAGGCATCATTTTAAAATTGGACTATCTAAAGGAACTTGGTGTCGATACCATATGGCTTTCACCTGTTTACGAATCTCCTAACGATGATAATGGCTACGATATCAGCAATTACCATAAGATTATGGTTGAATTCGGCACTATGGAAGATTGGGAAGAACTGTTACAACAGGTACATATGCGAGAAATGAAATTGATCATGGACTTGGTGGTAAACCATACCTCTGATGAACATGAATGGTTTGTTCAGGCCAAATCCTCGAAAGATAATCCATACCGCGATTATTACATCTGGAGAGACCCTAAAGAAGATGGAAGCGAACCGAACAATTGGGCATCCAATTTTGGAGGATCGGCTTGGGAATATAATGAAAAGACCGAGGACTACTATTTGCATCTCTTTTCCAAAAAGCAGCCTGACTTAAATTGGGGAAATGAAAAACTCCGGGATGAAATATATAGCATGATGAAATGGTGGCTTGATAAGGGAATCGATGGCTTCCGGATGGATGTGATCAATTTTATATCAAAAGCCGAAGGCCTTCCAGATGGGGAAATAAAGCCTGGTCGTCCTTATGCTTCGGGGAGTAAATACTATAGAAATGGTCCAAATATACACGAATATTTACGTGAAATGAATCAGCAGGTATTATCTCATTACGATGTCATGACGGTAGGAGAAATGCCCGGTGTGACACCTGAACAGGCAAAAGATTATACGGGGGAAGATCGGAACGAATTGAACATGGTCTTTCAATTCGAGCATGTTGGCCTTGACAATGGCCCCAAGGGTAAATGGGATTTGAAGCCTCTTGATTTGATGGAACTTAAACAAAGCCTTTCGCGGTGGCAATATGCCCTAGGGGAAAATGGTTGGAATAGCCTTTATTTCAATAATCATGATCAACCGCGTTCCCTTTCAAGGTTTGGGGACGATGGAAAGTATCGTATGGAATCAGCAAAAATGCTGGCCACTCTTCTTCACATGATGAAAGGTACCCCATATGTGTATCAAGGGGAAGAATTGGGAATGACCAATGTTGCATTTGAAACGATTGACTCCTACAAGGATATTGAAACGCTTCAAGCATATACCGAATTGAAGGAACAGGGCTTTAGTGAAGAGGAAGTGATGCAGAGTATCCATGAAAAAAGCAGGGACAATGCCAGGACTCCCATGCAGTGGACTTCTGAGGAATATGCTGGTTTCTCCACCTCAGAGCCATGGTTAGCTGTTAATCCTAATTATACATCCATAAATGCCGAAGCAGAGGTGGCTAATGAAGCTTCTATCTTCCATTATTACAAGCAGCTTATCCAACTTCGTAGACAAAATGACTTGATCGTTTACGGTGACTATCAATTGATCCTTGAGGAAGATCCTGAAATTTTTGCTTATGTAAGAACGTATCAGGATAAGAAACTTCTTGTGATTTGCAACTTTTATGAGGAGGAGCCGATATTCAAGCTTCCGAGAGAAATAAACTTCATGACAAAGCAACTCCTTTTAAGTAACTACAAAGTCGATGAGCAGACAAGTATTTCAGAGTTTAGCATGCAACCTTATGAAGCTAGAGTCTACTTATTAAATTAA
- the treC gene encoding alpha,alpha-phosphotrehalase: MEKEPWWKRSVVYQIYPKSFNDTTGNGVGDIQGIIEKLDYLKELGVDVIWLTPIYKSPQKDNGYDISDYFSIHEEYGTMEDFDQLLTEAHSKGIKVIMDIVVNHTSTEHEWFQKSKVAKENNPYRDFYIWKDSKEDGSEPTNWESKFGGNAWRYDEKTGQWYLHLFDVTQADLNWENEKVRNEVYDMMTFWFEKGVDGFRLDVINLISKNQDFPDDDGSVPPGDGRKFYTDGPRVHEYMNEMYEKVFSKYDSMTVGEMSSTTIDHCIKYTRPDRNELSMTFNFHHLKVDYPNGEKWSVADFDFQQLKDILSTWQIEMEKGGGWNALFWCNHDQPRIVSRYGDDKNYHNKSAKMLGTSMHMMRGTPYIYQGEEFGMTNPGFVKISDYRDVESLNTFELKKEAGMSEEEILEILRHKSRDNSRTPVQWNSEENAGFTKGTPWIGVASNYPKINAEVALKDEDSVFYHYKKLIDLRKQYDVVTHGDFQLIEGDHTEIFAYIRNCENEKLLVVSNYYGINTSFELPEDIDVEGYSAEILLSNYGDSPQEYKKLSLRPYESIVYHLKK; this comes from the coding sequence ATGGAAAAAGAACCTTGGTGGAAGAGATCGGTCGTCTATCAGATCTATCCCAAGAGCTTTAATGATACAACAGGAAATGGTGTAGGGGATATTCAAGGAATCATTGAGAAATTGGATTACTTGAAAGAGCTAGGTGTAGACGTCATCTGGTTGACTCCTATTTATAAGTCACCTCAAAAAGACAATGGCTACGATATCAGTGATTATTTCTCCATCCACGAAGAATACGGAACGATGGAGGACTTCGATCAGCTTTTAACAGAAGCGCATAGTAAGGGCATAAAAGTGATCATGGATATTGTGGTAAACCACACCTCAACAGAGCATGAATGGTTCCAAAAATCCAAAGTGGCGAAAGAAAATAACCCATATCGCGATTTTTACATCTGGAAGGATTCGAAGGAAGATGGAAGTGAACCGACGAACTGGGAGTCCAAATTTGGCGGGAATGCATGGCGGTATGATGAGAAAACAGGACAATGGTATCTTCATCTGTTTGATGTCACCCAAGCGGATCTGAACTGGGAAAATGAAAAGGTCCGCAATGAGGTTTATGACATGATGACCTTTTGGTTTGAAAAGGGAGTGGATGGTTTCAGGCTGGATGTCATTAATCTTATCTCCAAAAATCAGGATTTTCCTGATGATGATGGCTCCGTGCCTCCTGGAGATGGACGGAAATTTTACACAGACGGACCTCGCGTCCATGAGTACATGAATGAAATGTATGAAAAAGTGTTCTCGAAATATGACAGCATGACAGTAGGAGAGATGTCCTCCACTACGATCGACCATTGTATTAAATATACCCGTCCCGACCGTAATGAACTTAGCATGACTTTCAATTTCCATCACCTGAAAGTAGATTACCCAAATGGCGAAAAGTGGTCTGTTGCAGACTTTGACTTTCAACAATTGAAAGATATCCTATCGACTTGGCAGATCGAAATGGAAAAGGGCGGTGGCTGGAATGCCCTTTTCTGGTGCAACCATGATCAGCCCCGTATTGTTTCCCGTTATGGTGACGATAAAAATTATCACAACAAATCTGCCAAAATGCTGGGAACAAGCATGCACATGATGCGTGGAACTCCATATATCTATCAAGGGGAAGAATTCGGAATGACCAACCCTGGATTTGTGAAAATAAGTGACTATCGTGACGTGGAATCGTTAAACACCTTTGAGCTGAAAAAAGAAGCGGGTATGAGTGAGGAGGAGATCCTAGAAATCCTTCGTCATAAATCACGTGATAATTCTAGAACACCCGTACAATGGAATTCGGAAGAAAATGCTGGATTTACTAAAGGTACACCATGGATTGGTGTAGCAAGCAACTATCCTAAAATCAATGCGGAAGTTGCATTGAAAGACGAAGATTCGGTTTTCTACCACTATAAAAAATTGATTGATCTTCGCAAACAATATGATGTCGTTACACATGGTGATTTCCAACTGATTGAAGGTGACCATACGGAAATTTTTGCTTACATTCGAAACTGTGAAAATGAAAAGCTGCTTGTAGTCAGCAACTACTACGGTATAAACACGTCATTTGAATTACCGGAAGATATTGATGTTGAAGGCTACAGTGCGGAAATATTATTGAGCAATTATGGGGATTCTCCACAGGAATATAAAAAACTTTCCTTACGTCCATACGAATCCATCGTTTATCACCTGAAAAAGTAA
- the treR gene encoding trehalose operon repressor, giving the protein MKNNKYQVIYQKLVSRIERHELVAGDKLPSEHELLELFDTSRETVRKALNQLAQNGYIQKIRGKGSVVLDRGKFDFPISGLVSFKELAEKMGRPWETIVHELETVVGSSDLQSKLGEIDLWKVIRSRKVDGESIILDKDYFIKSQVPYLNQEICSHSIYEYLEKEVGLQIAFADKEVTVEEATEEDREILDLQDLTHVVVVKSIVHLDDASPFQYTESRHRLDKFRFVDFARRMK; this is encoded by the coding sequence ATGAAAAATAATAAATATCAGGTAATTTATCAAAAGCTAGTCTCTAGAATAGAGCGGCACGAGCTTGTTGCCGGAGATAAACTTCCTTCTGAGCATGAACTGTTAGAGCTTTTTGATACATCCAGAGAGACAGTTAGAAAAGCATTAAATCAGCTTGCTCAAAACGGTTATATTCAAAAAATCCGAGGTAAGGGATCTGTAGTCCTCGATCGAGGTAAGTTTGACTTTCCCATTTCCGGTTTGGTCAGCTTTAAGGAACTGGCGGAGAAAATGGGTAGACCTTGGGAAACCATTGTACATGAACTGGAAACTGTGGTGGGATCATCTGATTTACAAAGTAAATTGGGGGAGATAGACCTTTGGAAAGTGATACGTTCACGGAAAGTGGATGGGGAAAGCATCATTTTGGACAAGGATTACTTTATAAAAAGCCAGGTTCCTTATCTTAATCAAGAAATTTGCAGTCACTCCATCTATGAATATTTGGAAAAGGAAGTAGGATTGCAAATAGCTTTTGCTGACAAAGAAGTAACGGTGGAAGAAGCGACAGAGGAAGATAGGGAAATCCTTGATTTGCAAGATTTGACACATGTCGTGGTCGTAAAGAGCATTGTACACCTGGATGATGCAAGCCCATTCCAATATACCGAGTCGCGCCATCGATTAGACAAGTTCCGATTTGTTGATTTTGCAAGAAGGATGAAGTGA